The following nucleotide sequence is from Kosmotoga arenicorallina S304.
CAACATCTTCAAGGAGCAATTTTACGGGTGTTTGCCTGCCATTTTCCAGAGATATATGTTCACCATCTGTTTCTATATTTATTCCCAGCATTTCCCTTTTCCCGGATTTTACGGAAAAAACAATCACTATTGGTGCAAAGGCATTTATTATCTCAATAAAATCCTTTGTGTAATTTCTCAGTATTCCCTGATACTCTCGCCATCTATCATCTTCAAAGCGCTCATATATTATACGCCTGCCAATTAATTTCTCAAGCAACGGATCGTAAGAGTTACCTATATAATCCACGAAGCTTTCTCCCATTTTATTGACATATTTCTCTTTTCCCGAGAGAACGGAGCTTTTTGGGGTAACCTGACCTATGAGTAGTTTCATCGATTCAACTATGGCATCTCTTACAGCTGCAAAGAAATTGCGAACAGCTTTCCTTACAGTGACAAAGAAGCCGGATTGGGAAGAGAATGTTTTAAGCTCACGTTTTTTTCTTAATGTATCATCAAGATCCGCTGGTATTCTATAAATTGCCTTTATGCTAGCATATTCTGACCTGTAGAGAATAAAGCTCGTTTCAAAATGTGAACCGCTTTTATAGGGTTTTGGGTATCTTAAAAGCAAACCGCTGCTTTCAAGGTCCAGGGTTCCCCAAACTGTCCTGCCATCCTTCATTTCAGCTATAACCGGGAAGCCTTCCATATCCTTTAAGCACCTGTCCCTCCAGGTGGCTTTCAAATATGCAACGACAATGGCTGTTGCAAAGATAATTATTATTGTAATCGTAAGGCTGCTCATCTGCACCTCCAAAAAAGCCCGCTTTCGCGGGCTTTGGAATTTTTATGAGACGATGATATTCATTATCTTATCAGGAACATAGATGACTTTTTTCATCTCTTTGCCTTCAAGGTATCTTGAAATCTTAGAATCCTCCTTCAAGACATCTAACACTTCATCCTGTGTGGCTCCTTGCGATACAAGAACTTTCCCTCTGATCTTTCCGTTTATTTGCACAGGGATTTCTATATTAGCGAGTTTGAGGTATTTTTCATAACCCGCAGGAAATCCTGCATTCAGCACACCGCCTTTTCCCCCTTTCAGTTCAAATATCTCCTCGGATATGAAAGGAGCGAATGGCGCGAGTAGTTTTGCAAGATCAATAACGAGCTGTCTTTCAATGCTGCCGTATTTCAATGCTTCATTCACAAATTCCATTATTGCAGCGATGGCTGTATTGTATTTTATGTTTTCAATCGAATATTGAACCTTTTCCACTGTTTCACCCATCTTAATTTTCAATTCAAGGGGACTTTTGGCCTCTGGAAGATTTGCTATTTCCCATACCCGATTCAAAAATCTCTTTATTGCATCCATTCCGCTATCTCTAAAATCTCCACCTTCAAGGAAGCTTCCCATGAACATCAGGTAAGTTCTTAAAGCATCCACGCCATGTGTCTCAAAGTAATCATTAGGGTTTACTATGTTGCCTTTGGATTTGCTCATTTTCTGGCCGTCTTTGATGATTAAGCCATGACCTCTGAAAGAGGAGAAGGGTTCTTCAAAATGGAGCAAACCAAGATCATGAAGCGCCATAGTTATAAACCTGGAATACATGAGGTGAAGATTGGCGTGCTCGTTTCCACCAATATACATATCTACGGGTAACCATTTCTTTGAGAGTTCAGGATCATAAGGTTGTTTGTCATCACGGGGCGAAACGTATCTCAAGAAATACCATGCGGAATCAAGGAAATTGTCGCTCACGTCTGTCTCGCGTTTGGCAGGGTTACCGCATTTTGGACAGGTTGTATTGACAAATTCTGCATTCCTTGCAAGGGGAGAAAGGCCACTACCATCAGGTATATAATCGTTAGTTTCTGGCAGTAATACAGGAAGGTCTTCTTCAGGAACCGGAACAATCCCACATTTATCACAATAAATAATCGGGATAGGCGGACCCCAGTACCTCTGGCGCGAAACACACCAATCATGAAGATGGTAGTTAACTGTTGGTCTGATCTTCTCATGGACTTCACCGACCTTTTCGATGAAATCCTCGCTCTTCCAACCGGTGTAGGGACCGCTATTTATCATTACTCCATATTCCGTATAAGGGAGTTCCTCTGGAGAGCATTCTATTACCTGTTTTACCTCTAATCCGTATTTTTTCGCAAAGACATAGTCCCTTTCGTCATGAGCTGGTACCGCCATAACAGCACCTGTCCCGTATTCTGCCAGGACATAATCGCCGATCCAGATGGGAATGCGTTCGCCTGTAAGTGGATGTATTGCGAAACTGCCTGTGAATATCCCATTTTTCTCCCTTTTGATTGATGTTCTGGTAGCCTCATCCATTTTGTTTACAGTTTTCAGGAAATCGTCGAAAAGCGATTCTTGATCAGCTTTTATTAATGACCCTGTCATTTTGTGCTCAGGCGCAAGAACAAGATAAGTGACTCCGTAGACTGTATCAGGTCTAGTTGTGAATACTTCAATGTATTCATCTTTTCCCTCAACCTTGAAAGCAATCGTAGCGCCTTTAGAACGACCAATCCAGCTTCTTTGAATGTTTTTGGTTATTTCTGTCCAGTCGAGCTTATCCAGGTTTTCCAGCAGTCGGTCGGCATATTTGGTGATTTTGAAAAACCACTGGCTCATCTGTCGCTTTGTGATTTCCGTGCTGCACCTTTCACACTTACCTTCAATAACCTGTTCGTCAGCCAAAACGGTTTTACAGGATGGACACCAGTTGACTGTTGATTCTCTTTTTTCAGCAAGACCTGCTTCATAGAGCTTCAAAAAAATCCATTGTGTCCAGCGATAATATTCAGGATCAGAGGTGTTCACTTCGCTACGCCAGTCAAAAATGTTCCCAATTTTCTTCAATTGCTCTTCTCTGAAGTATTCTATGCTTTTTGGTGTTAATTCTGCTGGATGCTTGCCAACCTTTAATGCATAGTTTTCGCTGTGAATCCCAAAAGCATCAAAGCCAATAGGCTCAAATACATCATAACCCTTCAATCTCATATAGCGTCCGTAAACATCAGATCCAATAAAGGAATACATATTTCCGATATGTAGCCCGGAAGCAGAAGGATATGGGAACATCATGAGGTTATAGAAAGGCTTTTTTGCTTCTCTTAAATTCACCTCATAAGGTCTTTCCTTTTCATAGTAGTTCTGCCATTTCTTCTCAATGGATTTAAAGTCGTACATTGACATCCCCCTGTTCAGCCTTTAATCGAGTTTGCTAATAAGTCTTAATATGATATTTGCCATCTGCCTGCCAGTTCTGTTTGCTACTTCAATTACCTCTTCTGCCGTTAAGGGCTTGAGGTCATCGGGAACGGCCCTGTCTGTTATGGCCGACATTCCCAACACTCTTATGCCAGCATGCCTGGCAACGATCACTTCCGGGACTGTTGACATTCCTACAGCGTCTGCGCCAAAGCTTCGCAACATTTTCAGCTCAGCAGGGGTTTCGAAACTCGGGCCCGATATTCCAACATATACTCCTTCATAAACCCCTATACCGAGTTCTTTTGCGGCAAGGAAGGCCAAGGAACGCAGCTCTTTATCATAAGCTTCGCTCATATCCGGAAATCTTGGTCCCCATTCTTCAATATTTGGACCTATCAAAGGATTACTGCCCATGAAATTGATCTGGTCTTTGATGAGCATTGGATGCCCGATTTCGAAGTCCGGATCAAGCCCACCGGCGGCATTGGTAACGATCAATATCTCCACGCCAAGTTCCTGCATAACCCTTATAGGAAATGTGACTGTTCTCATATCATAACCTTCATAGTGATGAAATCTGCCGTTCATGAGCATCACAGGATATCCATGGATTTCGCCAAATAACAGCTCGCCTTTATGGCCTGGCGCTGTAGAAAGGGGAAATCCCGGTATTTCTTTGTAACTAAAAATCTGGGGTTTTTCCAAACTCTCCGCAATTCCACCAAGACCTGATCCCAATATAATCGCTATTTTTGGGCGCTTTTGAATGTTGTCGATGAGAAATTTGGCTGATTTTTTCACATTTGAAACGTACTCATTCATCTCATGGATAACTTTTTGAACACTCATAATACTCCTCCTCCCAGAATTATCTTTTTCTTATCTTATACATTATAGCAGAATCAGGAAAAGTCAACCAGAAGATGCTATAATTTCACCGATATAAAGTGTCATGATTGAAAGGAGAGTTGTGGATGCGATTTTCAGAGCTTTATGCTCCGACATTGAGGGAAGCTCCTTCCGATGCAGATTTAATTAGCATCAAATTGCTTATACGTGGAGGTTTTGTAAGGAAAGTAGCAGCGGGTGTCTACGCATATCTACCCCTTGGTTTGAGAGTGCTGAAAAAGATTGAGAATATAGTGCGTGAAGAGATGGACAGGATTGGCTGCCAGGAATCTTTGCTTCCCATTATCCAACCTGCAGAACTCTGGCATGAATCAGGAAGATGGGACGACTATGGACCCGAAATGATGAAACTGAAAGACCGCCATGAAAGGGATTTTACCCTTGGACCTACTCATGAGGAAATAATAACGAGTGTTTTAAGGAGCGAGTTGAGATCTTACAGGCAGTTTCCTCTTTCGTTATATCAAATTGCGGTAAAATACCGCGATGAAATCAGGCCAAGATTTGGATTGATGCGTGCGAGAGAATTTATCATGAAAGACGCTTATAGCTTCCATACAGATTGGGAATCACTGGATAAGGCTTATAAGAAATTTTATAATGCGTACTCGCGGATAATGGATAGAATTGGATTGAGATATCTCGTGGTTGAAGCCGATTCAGGCGCTATCGGCGGAAATGAATCCCACGAGTTTAACGTTCTCGCTAAAAGCGGTGAATCCACATTGCTTTACTGCGATTGCGGTTATGCAGCAAGTGATGAGAAAGCAGAATATATGCTCTTTGATAAGAGCAATTCGGTGGAACAGATGTCACCGCTTGAACGTGTTGAAACACCCGGAGTGAGAACTGTGGAAGAAGTCGCTTCCTTTTTAGAAAAGCAGCCTGGTGATATCGTCAAATCATTACTATATCATGGCAAAAAGGGGTATGTCATGACACTTATTAGAGGCGATGTGACATTAAACGAATCAAAACTTAAAGCCCATCTTGGCGATCAGAGCCTAAGGCTTGCGGAACCTCAGGAAGTTCTCGAACTCTTTGGTGTTCCAATTGGATTCATTGGTCCCATAGGACTTCCTGACAACATGAAAATCGTAGCGGATCACACAGTAAAACCCCTGGCAAATTTCGTTGTTGGAGGCATGAAAGAAGGAACCCATTATGTCAACGCCTGTTACGGAAGAGATTTTAATATCGATGAATGGGCTGACTTAAAGATGGTTCAGGAAGGAGACCCCTGTCCAAAATGCGGTAAAGCACTAAAAGGCACTAAAGGAATTGAACTCGGTCATATTTTCAAGCTTGGAACAAAATACTCGGAAAAGATGAATGGCTATTTCACTGACGAGAACGGAAATAGCAAGCCTTATATCATGGGATGCTATGGCTGGGGAATTTCAAGAACCATGAGTGCAAGTGTTGAACAGCTGCACGACAAAAACGGAATTATCTGGCCGCTTTCAATTGCACCTTATCAGATAATAATATCCGCTCTTAACACCTCTGATGAGCAGATCATGAAAGTAAGCGAAGATCTCTATAAAATTCTCCAAAAGAAGAACTATGAAGTGCTTCTAGATGATAGAGAGCTTTCGCCGGGTGTCAAGTTCAAGGATGCTGATCTCATAGGGATTCCTCTGAGGATTACCATTGGCAGAAAGTTAAAAGAGCAAAAAATCGAATTGAAACTGCGCACTTCATCTCCTAAGGATGTTGAGGTTGATGAAAAATACTCAAAAGTTCTTGAAAAAATCGAAGAGCTTCTTAATAACTACAACCCGGGAAATTTTTTGGAGGTTAGATAATGGGAATATTTTCGAGAGTTAAACAGGGATTAAGAAAAACAAGAGAATCCATTTTCAAGCGCGTGAAAAAGCTCCTTAATTTTGAAAAACTCGACGATGATACCCTTGAAGAAATAGAGGAGCTTCTGATCACTTCTGACATGGGGGTGGAGACTGCTGGCGAGGTCATTGAACAGTTAAAGGAGAAAGTCAGCAACTATGAAAATCCGACAGAAGCGTTAAGAGATATTCTGACAGATTTGCTTAAAATAGAACGTGTTGAGATATCTCCGGAAGAACGTCCATTGGTTATCTCTGTTGTTGGTGTCAACGGCACTGGAAAAACAACCACGATAGGAAAGCTATCAAAACGGTTTGCTGAAGAAGGAAATAAGGTTGTACTTGCGGCCTGTGATACTTTCAGGGCAGCTGCTGTTGATCAGCTTAAAATCTGGAGTGAAAGAATTGGTGTCGATTTTATCAGCCAGGGGCAGGGAGCCGATCCTGCCGCGGTAGCCTTTGATGCCGTGAGCCATGCAAAAAGCAAGTCTAAAGATGTTGTCATAATTGATACCGCTGGAAGGTTGCATACCAAGCACAACTTAATGGAAGAGCTTAAAAAAATTCATCGCGTGGTGAAAAAGGTCATTCCAGAAGCCCCTCATGAGGTTCTCCTTGTGATCGATGCTACTACGGGACAAAATGGCCTTGTTCAGGCAAAAAAATTCATGAATGCTGTTAACGTAACGGGTATTGTTCTAACAAAACTAGATGGAACAGCAAAAGGCGGGATTGTATTCGCTATTGTAAAGGAATTAGGGATACCGGTAAAATACATAGGTGTTGGTGAAGGCACAGATGACTTGAAGCCTTTTGACTCCTGCGAATTTGTGGAAGCTCTTCTGGGCACCGAAGAATTAGAGGAAAACGAGGTGTGAAAAATGGGATTCACAATCAAAAGTAGCTATGCTTTAAGAGCATTACAGGATCTTGCAATTGCTTCAGAAAGCGGTAGAGAATTGGTCTCGCTTTCTGAAATTGCTAACAAAAACAAGATCCCCAGGGATTTTCTTGAAAAAATTTTTGCTGAGTTAAGAGAAGCCGGATTTGTGAAATCAACCAGAGGGAGGTATGGTGGTTACACGCTCGCAAAAAAGCCCGAGGAGATAAAGCTTAAAGCAGTTATTCTGAAACTTGACAGGCCCATGAATTCTTATATGTGCCTGCAATCCAGTGATGAATGCGAGATAGATTCAAATTGTGCCGTTAAATATGTATGGTTGAAGCTTTACAAAGCCATGATGGACGAACTCGGAAATATGACGTTGAAAGATGTTGTTGATCTTTCAAAAAAAATTGAAGCCGGTCAACAAATAGAGATATCTCAGAGCATTTCCAAAGGGTGATGTTTAATGAAGCGCGCGGTGTATCCGGGATCATTCGACCCAATCACTTTTGGCCACATAGACATTCTCGATAGGGCTTCAAGAATATTTGACGAAGTCACTGTATTGGTCATGAACAACATAAACAAGCGATATTTTTTCAGCTGGGAAGAACGATGTGGTCTGGTGAAAGAAGCCATCAAAAAATACAGAAATGTAAAAGCGGAAACATATGATGGCCTTCTCGTGGAATACGCCAGAAAGAATGAAATCAACGTTCTTGTGAGAGGATTGAGAGCTGTTTCAGATTTTGAATATGAACTACAGATGGCCCATATGAACAAAGCTATGTGCCCGGATCTGGAAACAGTGTTTCTCATGACAGATTCAAAATACTCGTTTATATCCTCCACAGTTGTCAGAGAAGTAGCCAAATTTGGTGGCGACGTATCTCTTTGGGTTCCCGATTATGTTGCGCGCGCTTTTGAAAAAAAGTATAAATAGCATTGCCTTATCTCATTTGGTTAACCTATTTGAAATCTTGAATTAGATACGTGCGTTATAATCCTTAAAGAGAATACTTATTTATCTGATAAAGGAGGAGCAAAGATGGCTGAAAAGATCACTGCCTCAATGGTAAAGGAACTCAGAGACATGACTGGAGCAGGTATGCTTGATTGCAAAAAAGCTCTTATCGAAACCGAAGGCGATTTTGAAAAAGCAAAAGAGTATTTGAGGAAAAAAGGCGCAATGAAAGCTGATAAAGTGGCAGGCAGAGCCACTGGAGAAGGAATCATTTACTCTTACATCCATCACAACGACAGGCTTGGGGTTTTGTTAGAGCTCAATTGCAACACCGATTTCGTTGCAAGAACTGATGAATTTAAAGAATTAGCCCATAAACTTGCTTTGCAGATAGCTTCCATGGCTCCAAGATGGGTATCGAGGGAAAATGTGCCAGAAGATGTCCTGGCAAAAGAAAAAGAAATCTATGCGGAACAGCTTAAAGCTTCTGGTAAGCCAGAGCATGTTATTGAAAAGATAATCGAAGGTAAAATAGAGAATTTTTACAAAGAAAACTGCCTTCTTGAACAGGAATATGTTTTTGAAAAGGGTAAAACCATTAAAGAACTCATCGTTGACCTGATCGCTAAAACGGGTGAAAACATTCAGGTGAGTCGTTTTGTAAGATGGGAACTTGGTGGAGGTTCTAATTAAGAAATTACTGAGGTGAGCTTTGCTCACCTCTTTTTTTGGGAGGTAAGTATGTACAAAAGGGTTCTTTTGAAATTAAGTGGTGAGGTTCTTAGCGGTGAAGGCAATAAAGGATTTGCGAAAGAAAAGATCGATTACTTGATTGGCGAACTCAAAAGCGTAGTGGAGCATGGCATAGAACTTGGGATTGTTATCGGTGCCGGCAACCTTTTTCGTGGTGTAGAACTGTCCTCGCTCAGCTCAAAATCGGCCGATCAGATCGGAATGCTTGGCACGCTCATAAACTCAATATATTTGAAAGAAGCCCTTACAAATAGCGGTATAAAAGCAGTGGCTATTTCTTCCAGCGTGAACTCACCATCTTTTGAACCTCACCAGTATAATCTCATTGAAAGGTATTTCAGCACAAACCATGTGGTAATATTCGGAGGTGGCACAACACTTCCTTTTTTCACAACTGACACTGCTGCAGCCATTCGTGCTATTGAAATTAGCGCTGACGTTTTGATAAAGGCAACTAAAGTTGACGGGGTATATGATAAGGATCCGAAACTATACCCAAAAGCCACCAGGATAGGCAAAATAACCTTTAGCGAAGCCATTGAAAAGGGGCTAAAAATAATGGACAAAGAAGCATTTTCACTTTGCCAGAGATACAAAAAACCCGTGATTGTTATAAATTTCTTTATTCCCAACAGTTTATTAAGTGCTATAATAGGCGAGAAAACCGGAACATTAGTTTTACCTGATTGATTTGAGGAGGTGTGGTTAAATGTACGCTCAAATATTTGATATGCTGGCAAGAGAAGTGCTTGATTCAAGGGGAAACCCCACCGTTGAAGTCGAAGTATGGCTTGATGACGGGACTTATGCAAAAGCAATTGTTCCTTCTGGTGCGTCAACAGGGAAATTTGAAGCTCTTGAATTAAGAGATGGCGACAAGAAGAGATACCTTGGAAAAGGCGTGCTAAAAGCTGTTGATAATGTAAATGAAACAATTGCACCTGAGCTCATTGGCATGAATGCGCTTGACCAGGTTGCCATAGACAACGCTTTGCTGAGAATTGATGGAACTGAGAACAAAGACAAACTCGGTGCTAATGCAATTCTAGGTGTTTCCATGGCTGTGGCGAGAGCAGCAGCGAATTATCTTGATATGCCTCTTTACAAATATCTCGGAGGTGCTAACGCAAGACAGCTGCCTGTACCATTCATGAACATCGTCAATGGTGGTAAACATGCCGATAACAACCTCGATATCCAGGAGTTCATGATTGTCCCCACAGGTTTTGACACATTCAGAGAAGCCCTGAGGGCAGGCGTTGAAACATTCCACAATCTAAAGAAATTACTCAAGTCCGATGGGCATGTTACAGCTGTTGGCGATGAAGGAGGTTTTGCACCCAATCTTGGCAGCAATGAAGAAGCAATTCAGTATATCATAAAGGCAATCGAAGCTGCCGGTTACAAAGCAGGCGAAGAAATATTTATTGCACTTGATTGTGCGGCGGACTCGTTCTTCGATGAAGAAAAAGGAGTTTACCTTGTTGACGGCAAAGAAATGTCTTCTGAAGAACTCATATCTTATTACGAAGATTTAGCCAACAGGTATCCCATAATCAGTATTGAAGATCCTTTCCACGAAGAAGATTGGGAAGCTTTTTCCAAATTCAATAAATTACTTGGAAACAAAATTCAGATTGTTGGCGACGACTTATACGTAACAAATCTAAAAAGATTGAAGAAAGGTGTGGAACTTGGCTGTTCCAATTCTATACTCATCAAACTCAACCAAATCGGTTCTGTTACCGAAACTCTGGAAACAATCGAATACGCCCAAAAACATGGAATGAGCTGTGTGGTTTCACACAGATCTGGTGAAACAGAGGATACATTTATTGCCCATCTCTCGGTCGCAACAAATTCAGGTATGATTAAAACCGGATCAGCTTCCAGAAGCGAAAGGATTGCCAAATACAACGAGCTTCTCAGAATCGAAGAAGAACTGGGCGATGCCGCCGTATTTGCTGGCACGGATTCCTTCTACAATCTTTGAAACAATTAAAATTTAAAAAGGCGCGGGGATTCTCCTGCGCTTTTTTGGAGGAATTTGAGATGATTTTAGATGTCATTGGGCCCATCATAATTGGTCCATCAAGCTCGCACACAGCAGGAATGGTAAGGCTTGGAAGAACTTTTAGATACCTTTTCAACCATTCCTTCTCAAAGGGCGAATCTCTGAAAAGAGTGGAATTTTACCTCAACAAACCTTTATTCAGCAGCTACAAGGGGCACGGAACCGATCGAGCCCTTGTGGGTGGCGTATTAGGATATTTTGAAAGCCAGGAAGAAATCAGGTCTTCTATTGAAATCGCATCATCTCTAGGGCTTGACATTGTATTTTATTGCAAATCATTTGAAAATAGCCACCCTAATATGGTTATGAT
It contains:
- the leuS gene encoding leucine--tRNA ligase is translated as MYDFKSIEKKWQNYYEKERPYEVNLREAKKPFYNLMMFPYPSASGLHIGNMYSFIGSDVYGRYMRLKGYDVFEPIGFDAFGIHSENYALKVGKHPAELTPKSIEYFREEQLKKIGNIFDWRSEVNTSDPEYYRWTQWIFLKLYEAGLAEKRESTVNWCPSCKTVLADEQVIEGKCERCSTEITKRQMSQWFFKITKYADRLLENLDKLDWTEITKNIQRSWIGRSKGATIAFKVEGKDEYIEVFTTRPDTVYGVTYLVLAPEHKMTGSLIKADQESLFDDFLKTVNKMDEATRTSIKREKNGIFTGSFAIHPLTGERIPIWIGDYVLAEYGTGAVMAVPAHDERDYVFAKKYGLEVKQVIECSPEELPYTEYGVMINSGPYTGWKSEDFIEKVGEVHEKIRPTVNYHLHDWCVSRQRYWGPPIPIIYCDKCGIVPVPEEDLPVLLPETNDYIPDGSGLSPLARNAEFVNTTCPKCGNPAKRETDVSDNFLDSAWYFLRYVSPRDDKQPYDPELSKKWLPVDMYIGGNEHANLHLMYSRFITMALHDLGLLHFEEPFSSFRGHGLIIKDGQKMSKSKGNIVNPNDYFETHGVDALRTYLMFMGSFLEGGDFRDSGMDAIKRFLNRVWEIANLPEAKSPLELKIKMGETVEKVQYSIENIKYNTAIAAIMEFVNEALKYGSIERQLVIDLAKLLAPFAPFISEEIFELKGGKGGVLNAGFPAGYEKYLKLANIEIPVQINGKIRGKVLVSQGATQDEVLDVLKEDSKISRYLEGKEMKKVIYVPDKIMNIIVS
- a CDS encoding purine-nucleoside phosphorylase, whose translation is MSVQKVIHEMNEYVSNVKKSAKFLIDNIQKRPKIAIILGSGLGGIAESLEKPQIFSYKEIPGFPLSTAPGHKGELLFGEIHGYPVMLMNGRFHHYEGYDMRTVTFPIRVMQELGVEILIVTNAAGGLDPDFEIGHPMLIKDQINFMGSNPLIGPNIEEWGPRFPDMSEAYDKELRSLAFLAAKELGIGVYEGVYVGISGPSFETPAELKMLRSFGADAVGMSTVPEVIVARHAGIRVLGMSAITDRAVPDDLKPLTAEEVIEVANRTGRQMANIILRLISKLD
- a CDS encoding proline--tRNA ligase; this encodes MRFSELYAPTLREAPSDADLISIKLLIRGGFVRKVAAGVYAYLPLGLRVLKKIENIVREEMDRIGCQESLLPIIQPAELWHESGRWDDYGPEMMKLKDRHERDFTLGPTHEEIITSVLRSELRSYRQFPLSLYQIAVKYRDEIRPRFGLMRAREFIMKDAYSFHTDWESLDKAYKKFYNAYSRIMDRIGLRYLVVEADSGAIGGNESHEFNVLAKSGESTLLYCDCGYAASDEKAEYMLFDKSNSVEQMSPLERVETPGVRTVEEVASFLEKQPGDIVKSLLYHGKKGYVMTLIRGDVTLNESKLKAHLGDQSLRLAEPQEVLELFGVPIGFIGPIGLPDNMKIVADHTVKPLANFVVGGMKEGTHYVNACYGRDFNIDEWADLKMVQEGDPCPKCGKALKGTKGIELGHIFKLGTKYSEKMNGYFTDENGNSKPYIMGCYGWGISRTMSASVEQLHDKNGIIWPLSIAPYQIIISALNTSDEQIMKVSEDLYKILQKKNYEVLLDDRELSPGVKFKDADLIGIPLRITIGRKLKEQKIELKLRTSSPKDVEVDEKYSKVLEKIEELLNNYNPGNFLEVR
- the ftsY gene encoding signal recognition particle-docking protein FtsY, translated to MGIFSRVKQGLRKTRESIFKRVKKLLNFEKLDDDTLEEIEELLITSDMGVETAGEVIEQLKEKVSNYENPTEALRDILTDLLKIERVEISPEERPLVISVVGVNGTGKTTTIGKLSKRFAEEGNKVVLAACDTFRAAAVDQLKIWSERIGVDFISQGQGADPAAVAFDAVSHAKSKSKDVVIIDTAGRLHTKHNLMEELKKIHRVVKKVIPEAPHEVLLVIDATTGQNGLVQAKKFMNAVNVTGIVLTKLDGTAKGGIVFAIVKELGIPVKYIGVGEGTDDLKPFDSCEFVEALLGTEELEENEV
- a CDS encoding RrF2 family transcriptional regulator yields the protein MGFTIKSSYALRALQDLAIASESGRELVSLSEIANKNKIPRDFLEKIFAELREAGFVKSTRGRYGGYTLAKKPEEIKLKAVILKLDRPMNSYMCLQSSDECEIDSNCAVKYVWLKLYKAMMDELGNMTLKDVVDLSKKIEAGQQIEISQSISKG
- the coaD gene encoding pantetheine-phosphate adenylyltransferase yields the protein MKRAVYPGSFDPITFGHIDILDRASRIFDEVTVLVMNNINKRYFFSWEERCGLVKEAIKKYRNVKAETYDGLLVEYARKNEINVLVRGLRAVSDFEYELQMAHMNKAMCPDLETVFLMTDSKYSFISSTVVREVAKFGGDVSLWVPDYVARAFEKKYK
- the tsf gene encoding translation elongation factor Ts; its protein translation is MAEKITASMVKELRDMTGAGMLDCKKALIETEGDFEKAKEYLRKKGAMKADKVAGRATGEGIIYSYIHHNDRLGVLLELNCNTDFVARTDEFKELAHKLALQIASMAPRWVSRENVPEDVLAKEKEIYAEQLKASGKPEHVIEKIIEGKIENFYKENCLLEQEYVFEKGKTIKELIVDLIAKTGENIQVSRFVRWELGGGSN
- the pyrH gene encoding UMP kinase → MYKRVLLKLSGEVLSGEGNKGFAKEKIDYLIGELKSVVEHGIELGIVIGAGNLFRGVELSSLSSKSADQIGMLGTLINSIYLKEALTNSGIKAVAISSSVNSPSFEPHQYNLIERYFSTNHVVIFGGGTTLPFFTTDTAAAIRAIEISADVLIKATKVDGVYDKDPKLYPKATRIGKITFSEAIEKGLKIMDKEAFSLCQRYKKPVIVINFFIPNSLLSAIIGEKTGTLVLPD
- the eno gene encoding phosphopyruvate hydratase produces the protein MYAQIFDMLAREVLDSRGNPTVEVEVWLDDGTYAKAIVPSGASTGKFEALELRDGDKKRYLGKGVLKAVDNVNETIAPELIGMNALDQVAIDNALLRIDGTENKDKLGANAILGVSMAVARAAANYLDMPLYKYLGGANARQLPVPFMNIVNGGKHADNNLDIQEFMIVPTGFDTFREALRAGVETFHNLKKLLKSDGHVTAVGDEGGFAPNLGSNEEAIQYIIKAIEAAGYKAGEEIFIALDCAADSFFDEEKGVYLVDGKEMSSEELISYYEDLANRYPIISIEDPFHEEDWEAFSKFNKLLGNKIQIVGDDLYVTNLKRLKKGVELGCSNSILIKLNQIGSVTETLETIEYAQKHGMSCVVSHRSGETEDTFIAHLSVATNSGMIKTGSASRSERIAKYNELLRIEEELGDAAVFAGTDSFYNL